Proteins encoded within one genomic window of Solea senegalensis isolate Sse05_10M linkage group LG11, IFAPA_SoseM_1, whole genome shotgun sequence:
- the ctnnbip1 gene encoding beta-catenin-interacting protein 1 yields the protein MNREEAPGKSPEDMYIQQKVRVLLMLKKMGSNLTPSEEAFLRNYAGVVHSQMSQLPQHNIDQGAEDVVMAFSRSETEDRRQ from the exons ATGAATCGAGAGGAGGCCCCGGGGAAGTCTCCTGAAGACATGTACATCCAACAGAAAGTGCGGGTCCTGCTCATGCTTAAGAAAATGGGATCAAAT CTCACACCGAGTGAAGAGGCTTTTCTCCGAAATTATGCAGGTGTGGTCCACAGTCAGATGAGCCAGCTACCACAGCACAACATAGATCAGG GTGCTGAGGACGTGGTGATGGCGTTCTCGCGATCAGAGACAGAGGATCGGCGACAGTGA